The Candidatus Amarolinea dominans DNA segment CGCAGCAGGCGCCGGGCTTCCGTGAGTTCGTGGCCGAGCGCCAGCAGCGTCTTGTCCACCTGGATGGTGTGCTGGCGCAGATGCGCGTCGAAGCGATGCAGGCGAAAGCGCAGCGGCATGTCGTACCCTTCCCAGTAGCGCGCGGGCCAGGCCAATTCATCTTCTGTCACGTCGGCCAATTCGGCCAGGACGCGATCGTGCCAAGCGGCGTCGAAAGCCAAAAGATCCGTAAACTCGCCTTCGAGCTGCGCGTTCAGCGCCTCGAAGCTGACGCCAGCCGTGGACTGCCAAAGCTCATCGGTCATGTCCGGCGGCTCTGCGACGCCGCCGCGCCGGCTGTCCAGCGCGCCGCGCACCACCGCGTAGAAACCGATCGTGGCCTTGGTCATGTGGGCCAGGGTTTGCTGCACGGACCATTCGCCCGCTGCAGGCGCCTGGGCGGCCAGGGCCGGCGACACACCCAGCAGCGCGGCCTGCAGATCACGATGCGCCAGGTGGTAGAGCGCCAGGATGCGCTGACCGGCCGTCGGCGCGCAGCCGGCGGCGACGCGGGCCGTCAACAGGCGCACTTCCAGCTCTCGCAGTTCCTCGTAGGTGCGAAAGAAGGCAAAGCGCACACCTTCCTCGTCGTATGCACCCCACACCCAGGGACGTTCCAGGTCGGCGGCCGCAGCGCCCTGGGTAACGCGTGCAAACTCCTCCACAGCCTGGACAATGTTGATCTCTCCCATGTTGATTCTCCTTGATTCGTTAGCCCGGCGGCGTACAGACCGTGACCGCCGTGACGCGGTCGCCGCGCAGTTCCATCACATTGACTCCCTGCGCCACGCTGGTGCGGGGCGGCACCTCGGCCGCGTCGAAGCGGATCAGCTTGGCAAACGCGCTGATGCACAACATCTCATCCGCGGCGCGGACCGGCAGCGCGGCCACCAGGGATTCGGTCTTGATGGCGATCTTGCCTTGCCCGCCTGCGGATTTGCTGGCGGCAAAACTCTCCATCGGCCGGAACACCCCCTGTCCATCCGCGCTCACCAGGAGCACGCTGCCGTCAGCGGGCAGCGGCGCCATGCCCACCAGGCGCTCCTGCGGCGTCAGCCTGATGCCGCGGGTGCCTCGGTGCGACACCAGTTTCTCCTCGAAACGGATGCCCAGGCCGGTGTTGCTCGCCAGGAAAAGATCGCCATCGCCGCGGCTCAGACACATCACCGTCGGCGGGCCGCCATCCTTGGGCTCATACAGAATGGTGCCATCGGCCAGATTGGGGCCGACGAAGTTGCGGCGCATGCGGCGCACAGCGCCTGTGGCCGTGCCCAGCAGCACCCAGGGGCGATCGTTTTCATTGGCATCGTTGACGGCCAGCACTGCGCTGATCTTCTCGCCCTCAGTCAGGCGCAGGCGTTCGGCCAGGCCATCGCCCCGGTCACGCACCTCGCCCAGGTGCAGGCTGCTCACCGGTACGCGGTACGCGCGGCAGCGACTGGTGACCACCAGCAGCGTCTCGCTTTCCAACGCAATCAGGAGAAAGGCGGGCGCGTCATCGTCCTTCAGCTTGATGTCGTAAACGCCCATACCGCCCCGGCGCTGTTTGCCATACGCGTTGAGCGGCGTGCGCTTGACCATGCCCTGGCCGCTGATGCTGATGAGCATCGTAGCGGGCGAATACTGGATGGCCGGCAGATTGAGCGGCTCCGGCTCGGCCGCGGACGGCCGGGGAGCGCTGACCCGCGGCGCGGCCGCTCGTTCCACGCGGCGCACGCCCCTGGTCTGTTCCAACTCCGTGCGCAGGCTGCGATTTTCGGCCTGCAACATCTCGATGTACGCGCGCATGGCCGGGGCAAGCGTATTCAGGTCGGGAATAGGGGTGCTGTGAATGTCGTCAGGCATGGACTCTCCGTAGGCTGGCAGTTTCAGGACGCCGTCACTGTCATATCGGGCGGCACGAGTTGCATCCAGGTGTTGCCCGGCTTGAGCGGAATGACCTGGCCGTTAGCATCCAGGAAGGTCAAAGGCGATTGGCGCTCTGGCCGCACCCACTTGCCGGGGTAGGCCTTGCCGTCGCGGTAGACAGTCAACACGCCCTCGCCCCACACCTGAATCTCAATCGAACGATTGATGCCCACATCCACCGTGCCGTGCTCCAAAATGGGCGTCGCCACATGCACGGCCGTGAGCACCACGACATTGGCCGCGCTCAACTGCGTGTTCGTCCCGGCGTCCTTGTGGATGGCGCCGCCCTGCCAGCGCAGCCAACGGCCCGCCTTGGAATCGTAGCGCCATTCGACGCGGTCGCTGCGGGTGGGATAGGGAATCTTGAGGTTGGACGCCGCGCTGCCGCCGGCTGGCGCGGCCGCGTCGAACGTCCAGCCGAGTTTCGGCTCAGGCGCTTTGTTCCAACCGCGCTTCTGCGCCACATTCCACAACGTGGTCGTGCTGGCATACAAATTGTGTGGCACCGCGCGCTTGGGATCGCGGAAATAGGCCGGGCCGTTGAGCGCCTGCTCCAAAAGCCGCTCCTTGAAGTCCGATTCGTACAGCATCTTGCGCACTTCGGTGGACGCGCCGGAGAAGCAGAGCACAGCATCAAAAATCACCGGCCATTCCATGTCAGGCAGGCGTGCGCTGCGGATCGAACCGACGCGCTCCGCGCCCTGGCTGTGAAAGATGGCCGTCATGCGCGTCAGATTGTACTCGACGCGGTGCTCGATCACCACATCGGCCTTGCTCAAACCGCCTTGCGGCCGCACATTCACCGTATTAGCCACCTTGATCGCCAGCGGCCGCCGCGTCAGAATTTTTGAATCGCGCACCGGCAGCCCGGTAAACGGCGCAACTGCACCATCGGCCGGCGTCGTTCCCGCCGGCGCCGGACTCGCCGCCGCCGGGCTTAG contains these protein-coding regions:
- a CDS encoding DUF3048 domain-containing protein, with translation MRRLWGVARVLMGVVVLLTGLLSPAAASPAPAGTTPADGAVAPFTGLPVRDSKILTRRPLAIKVANTVNVRPQGGLSKADVVIEHRVEYNLTRMTAIFHSQGAERVGSIRSARLPDMEWPVIFDAVLCFSGASTEVRKMLYESDFKERLLEQALNGPAYFRDPKRAVPHNLYASTTTLWNVAQKRGWNKAPEPKLGWTFDAAAPAGGSAASNLKIPYPTRSDRVEWRYDSKAGRWLRWQGGAIHKDAGTNTQLSAANVVVLTAVHVATPILEHGTVDVGINRSIEIQVWGEGVLTVYRDGKAYPGKWVRPERQSPLTFLDANGQVIPLKPGNTWMQLVPPDMTVTAS
- a CDS encoding DinB family protein, with translation MGEINIVQAVEEFARVTQGAAAADLERPWVWGAYDEEGVRFAFFRTYEELRELEVRLLTARVAAGCAPTAGQRILALYHLAHRDLQAALLGVSPALAAQAPAAGEWSVQQTLAHMTKATIGFYAVVRGALDSRRGGVAEPPDMTDELWQSTAGVSFEALNAQLEGEFTDLLAFDAAWHDRVLAELADVTEDELAWPARYWEGYDMPLRFRLHRFDAHLRQHTIQVDKTLLALGHELTEARRLLRLIYAALAEVEGALIGAPAAVGLDLRRQTAAAIAGRTHEIAAILKS